The nucleotide sequence GTCCGCCCGCCGACGGGCAGATCTGCGCCCGCCGCGACGTGATCCGTTCACGTTCCGGGGGCGAATGCCGCATCGAAACCTTTCGCCCGCTGGTGCCGACCCGCTGAGAACAGCCTCGGCACTTGACTTTTTCGGCCAAATCCGCGAGCGGGCCATGGTACGCGGACCCGCTTTCGGGCCGCCTTTCCGGACAATTGCATGAGCTTTGCCGATCTCGGCCTGTCTGACGAACTGCTACGCGCCGTGACCGAGGCGGGGTATTCCGAACCCACGCCCATTCAGGCCAGCGCCATTCCGTCGGTATTGATGATGCGCGATCTGATCGGCATCGCCCAGACGGGCACTGGCAAGACCGCCAGTTTCGTCCTCCCCATGATCGATATTCTGGCGCAGGGCCGGACCCGCGCGCTGATGCCGCGCAGCCTGATCCTTGAGCCGACGCGCGAACTCGCCGCGCAGGTGGCCGAGAATTTCGAGAAATACGGCCAGTATCACAAGCTATCGATGGCGCTGCTGATCGGTGGCGTGCAGATGGGCGATCAGGTCAAGGCGCTGGAAAAGGGCGTCGACGTGCTGATCGCGACACCGGGCCGCCTGATGGACCTGTTCGAGCGGGGCAAGATCCTGCTGACGGGTTGCGAATTGCTGGTCATCGACGAAGCGGACCGGATGCTCGACATGGGGTTCATCCCCGATATCGAGACGATCTGTTCGAAACTGCCCAAGACGCGCCAGACGCTGCTCTTTTCCGCGACGATGCCGCCGCCGATCAAGAAGCTGGCCGACAAGTTTCTGAGCAACCCCAAGACGATCGAGGTCGCTCGCCCCGCGACCACCAACACCAACATCACCCAGCGGTTGGTGCCGACACGCGCCGACCGCAAGCGGGAAGTGCTGCGTTCGCTGTTGCAGAGCGAAGAGATCCACACCGCCATCATCTTCTGCAATCGCAAGACGACGGTGCGGGAGCTGAACAAGTCGCTTCGCAGCCACGGCTATGCATCGGGTGAAATCCATGGCGACATGGACCAGTCGGCGCGCATTGCCGAGTTGGACCGGTTCAAGCGCGGCGACATCAACATCCTGGTCGCCAGCGATGTCGCGGCACGGGGCTTGGACGTGAAGGGCGTCAGCCACGTCTTCAATTTCGATGCCCCCTGGCATCCCGACGATTATGTCCACCGCATCGGCCGTACGGGCCGCGCGGGGGCAAAGGGTTCGGCCTTTACGTTCGTGACGAGCGAGGACGCCGAAAACATCGCGAATATCGAAAAGCTGACCGGCCAGACGATCGAACGGGTCACCGTCGGTGAACGCGCCGAGCCGCCCGCCGAAGCGCCGGCCGCCGAAAGGCCCCGCCGCGAGCGCAAGCGCAGCGAACGGCGCCCCGCCCCCACCCCGGCCGAAGCGGAGGCAAAGCCCGTCGAGCGCGCGGCACCCCCGCCCCGCGCAAAGGAAGAGCGTCGCGACCGCCGCCGCCACCGCGACGATGACGGCGCCGACGATGGCGGCTGGAACGGCCCGATCCCGGCCTTTCTTGAAGTCACGCTGGGCCGCTGACCCCTTCGCATGGACGACGGCATCGTTACCCGCGTTGCGCCGGTTGCGGTGACCAGTCCGTGCGTTCTGGTCTGCACGCTGGACACGAAAACAGGCTGGTGCCTGGGTTGTGGCCGGACGGGTGAAGAAATCGCTGGATGGACGCGCGTAACCGATGGCGAACGGCGCATGATCTTGTCGCAATTGCCCGAACGGATGGCAAAATTGCGCGCATCATAATCGCGGATCGCGCCGAATAGCCTAACCGATCGCTAACGCTTGCTGATATAGTGTCGCCGGCGTGAAATACGCCGCATCCAGCCAATTCGCCCGTCCGAGGATCGATGCGCGCGCCCTGTTGGGCCTGCGCGACCCGGATGACTCGACCGACTGGAGCCCGATTCGGGCGGCGCAGATCAATACTGGCGCGCAATTGGCGCTGATGCTGCTGATGGCAAGCATGGTCGGTGTTGCCGTGGTCGACCTGATGCTGCGCGACACCATCGCTGCATGGCAGCTGGGATTATGGACGATGCTGGTCGTCGTCGTGTCGATCTTCGTCGTCGTCCGCCGCCTGGCCAGTCGCAACCGAACGCGGATCAGCGCCAGCTTTCGCGACGTGCGTGACACGGCGCTGGACGGACTGGCGCTGGGCGCGGTGTGGGCCATCGCGCCGCTGTGGTTCGGCCCGACAGCACGCGGCGATGCGGCGCTGGCGCTGTGGATCGCACTGGCCATTCTGATGACGGCATCGGCGATCGCGATGGCCGCGCTGCCGCTGGCGACGATGATGTTCCTGGCGGTACTGGGCGGATCGGTGGCATTGGCGCTGGCGGTGTGGGTCGATGTCGCGCTGGGCGCGGCCGTGCTGCTGTTCGCACTGTTACTGTGCGTCATCTGTTTCGGGCGCGGCCGTTCGCTGGTCATCATCCGCGCGCAGGAAATCGCCATTGCCGAACGGGACGAGACGGTCAGCCTGCTGCTGCGCGAAGTGGCGGAGGACATTGCCGACTGGTTGTGGGAAAGCGACACGCAGCGGCGGGTGATCCGCGCCAATCCGCGCTTTGCCTATGCCCTTGGCCTGGAGCCGACGTCGATCAACGGCATGCCGCTGCTCCAGGTCCTGGCCGGACCGAAATGGGAGGAGGGCAAGTTCGCGCCGGGCCTGCACATGCTGGCCGAAAAGCTGAAGGCGCGTGAGCCGTTTCGCGACCTGTTGCTGCCGGTCACTGTCGGTGGCGAGGAACGGTGGCTGAAGCTGGCGGCCAATCCGCGGTTCGATGAGCGTGGCACTTTTACCGGCTTTCGCGGCGTCGGGTCAGACGTGACGGCGGAGCGTCAGTCGAACGACCGGATCAACCATCTGGCCCGCTATGACGCGCTGACCGGCCTGCCCAATCGGACGCTGGTGAACGAAGCGCTGGCCCATGCCATGGCCGATGCCGACAAATGGGGGTCGCGCTGCGCCTTCATGATGATCGACCTGGATCGGTTCAAGGCAGTGAACGACTCGCTGGGCCACCCGCTGGGCGATCGGCTGCTGGGGCGCGTGGCCGACCGGCTGCGCCATCTGATGACCGAAAATGAGACGACCGGTCGACTGGGCGGCGACGAATTCGCTGTCGTCATCCGCGACGCGCGCGACGGTGAGCGGCTGGCTCGGCTGGCGCAGCGCATCATCGATGACCTGTCCCAACCCTATGAAGTCGACAACCACACGCTCTATATCGGCGCCAGTGTCGGGCTGGCGGTCGCGCCGCGCGACGGCCGCACTGCGGAAATGCTGATCCGCTCCGCCGATCTAGCGCTGTATCGCTCGAAGGATGCGGGCGGCGGCGCCTTCCACCATTACGAGCCGGAACTGCATGTCGAGGCCGAAGAGCGGCGCGTGTTGGAAATCGCGCTGCGTCACGCGCTTCAGAAGGATGAACTGAGCCTTCATTTTCAGCCGGTGGTAGACGCATCCGATGCGCGACTGATCGGGTTTGAGGCGCTGTTGCGCTGGACCCACCCCGAACTTGGACCGATCAGCCCCGCCAAGTTCGTGCCGTTGGCCGAGGATGCGCGACTGATCGCACCGATCGGCGAATGGGTGGTGCGGCGCGCCTGTGACGAAGCAGCGCGGTGGGACGACGACATCCGCATCGCCGTCAACGTATCGCCCGAACAGTTGCATCACCCGTCATTCGTATCGGTCGTGGCCGAATCCATCCGCCAGTCAGGCATCACCGCCGACCGGCTGGAACTGGAGGTCACCGAAAGCGTGTTCCTGCGCGAGGGCACGGGCGCGGTGAAGGTGCTGGAGCAGCTGCTCGACCTTGGCTGTCACCTCAGCCTGGACGATTTCGGCACCGGCTATTCCTCGCTCGGCTATCTGTCGCGCGCGCGCTTTTCGACGATCAAGATCGACCGCAGCTTTGTCCAGGCCGCCGCCAATGGCGGGCGTGAGGCAATCGCCATCATGCGCGCCGTGGTCGCGATGGCCGATTCGCTGGGGCTGTCCACCACCGCCGAGGGGGTGGAGACCGAAGATGAGCATAATATGATCCGCACGCTGGGCTGCACCAAGGTGCAGGGATATTATTTCGGGCGTCCGATGCCGGTGGCGGAGGCGCGCGTTCTGGCCACGCGGCGAATGCGCGCGGCGGGCGGCACCGCGGCGTAAAACGATGCTTGCCCCACACAGCGACCCGCGCTAAAGCCCGCCTCCGGCTGAAGGAGTGTAGCTCAGTTGGTAGAGCATCGGTCTCCAAAACCGAGGGCCCACGGTTCGAGTCCGTGCACTCCTGCCAGCCGTGATTTCCAGGATCATTGATGACATCACCCGACGCGACGCGCGCGCTGGTCGAGCGCTATTATGCTGACTTCAACGCGGGTGATACGGCCGCGATGGCGGATCTGGTGAGCGACGATCTGGTCCATGACGTTAATCAGGGCGAACGCCGAACCGGCCGTGACGCCTTTATCGCGTTCAACGCGCACATGACGCGCTGCTATCGCGAAACGCTGAGTGACATGGTGATCATGGTCAGCGACGATGGCCGCCGCGCCGCCGCCGAATTCGTGGTGCACGGCGAGTATCTGGCCACCGACGAAGGGCTGCCGCCCGCGACCGGGCAGCGTTACGTCCTGCCCGCCGGTGCGTTTGTGGCGGTCGAGGACGGGCGGATCGGGCGGATCACCACCTGTTACAACTTGGCCGACTGGATGCGTCAGGTGACCGGCGCATGAGCGTCACGGTCCGCGCACTCGCCCCCGCAGAGATCGCACACGCCGTCAGCGACCTGGCGCGGCTGCGCATCGCGGTGTTTCGCGAATGGCCCTATCTGTACGACGGCAGCACCGCGTATGAGAGCGATTATCTCCGCAATTTCGCTGCCGCGCCCGACCCGGTGCTGATCGCCGCGTTCGACGGCGATGCAATCATCGGCATGGCCACCGCATCGCCGCTGGCAGCACAGGATGATGCGACCCGCGCGCCCCTGGAAGCCGCCGGATTCGACGTGCCCGCAACCTTCTATTTCGGCGAATCGGTGCTGTTGCCCGACTATCGCGGCCAAGGGATCGGCCACCGGTTC is from Sphingomonas sp. IW22 and encodes:
- a CDS encoding DEAD/DEAH box helicase, which encodes MSFADLGLSDELLRAVTEAGYSEPTPIQASAIPSVLMMRDLIGIAQTGTGKTASFVLPMIDILAQGRTRALMPRSLILEPTRELAAQVAENFEKYGQYHKLSMALLIGGVQMGDQVKALEKGVDVLIATPGRLMDLFERGKILLTGCELLVIDEADRMLDMGFIPDIETICSKLPKTRQTLLFSATMPPPIKKLADKFLSNPKTIEVARPATTNTNITQRLVPTRADRKREVLRSLLQSEEIHTAIIFCNRKTTVRELNKSLRSHGYASGEIHGDMDQSARIAELDRFKRGDINILVASDVAARGLDVKGVSHVFNFDAPWHPDDYVHRIGRTGRAGAKGSAFTFVTSEDAENIANIEKLTGQTIERVTVGERAEPPAEAPAAERPRRERKRSERRPAPTPAEAEAKPVERAAPPPRAKEERRDRRRHRDDDGADDGGWNGPIPAFLEVTLGR
- a CDS encoding DUF1289 domain-containing protein, giving the protein MDDGIVTRVAPVAVTSPCVLVCTLDTKTGWCLGCGRTGEEIAGWTRVTDGERRMILSQLPERMAKLRAS
- a CDS encoding putative bifunctional diguanylate cyclase/phosphodiesterase, with amino-acid sequence MKYAASSQFARPRIDARALLGLRDPDDSTDWSPIRAAQINTGAQLALMLLMASMVGVAVVDLMLRDTIAAWQLGLWTMLVVVVSIFVVVRRLASRNRTRISASFRDVRDTALDGLALGAVWAIAPLWFGPTARGDAALALWIALAILMTASAIAMAALPLATMMFLAVLGGSVALALAVWVDVALGAAVLLFALLLCVICFGRGRSLVIIRAQEIAIAERDETVSLLLREVAEDIADWLWESDTQRRVIRANPRFAYALGLEPTSINGMPLLQVLAGPKWEEGKFAPGLHMLAEKLKAREPFRDLLLPVTVGGEERWLKLAANPRFDERGTFTGFRGVGSDVTAERQSNDRINHLARYDALTGLPNRTLVNEALAHAMADADKWGSRCAFMMIDLDRFKAVNDSLGHPLGDRLLGRVADRLRHLMTENETTGRLGGDEFAVVIRDARDGERLARLAQRIIDDLSQPYEVDNHTLYIGASVGLAVAPRDGRTAEMLIRSADLALYRSKDAGGGAFHHYEPELHVEAEERRVLEIALRHALQKDELSLHFQPVVDASDARLIGFEALLRWTHPELGPISPAKFVPLAEDARLIAPIGEWVVRRACDEAARWDDDIRIAVNVSPEQLHHPSFVSVVAESIRQSGITADRLELEVTESVFLREGTGAVKVLEQLLDLGCHLSLDDFGTGYSSLGYLSRARFSTIKIDRSFVQAAANGGREAIAIMRAVVAMADSLGLSTTAEGVETEDEHNMIRTLGCTKVQGYYFGRPMPVAEARVLATRRMRAAGGTAA
- a CDS encoding ketosteroid isomerase-related protein, whose amino-acid sequence is MTSPDATRALVERYYADFNAGDTAAMADLVSDDLVHDVNQGERRTGRDAFIAFNAHMTRCYRETLSDMVIMVSDDGRRAAAEFVVHGEYLATDEGLPPATGQRYVLPAGAFVAVEDGRIGRITTCYNLADWMRQVTGA
- a CDS encoding GNAT family N-acetyltransferase, with amino-acid sequence MSVTVRALAPAEIAHAVSDLARLRIAVFREWPYLYDGSTAYESDYLRNFAAAPDPVLIAAFDGDAIIGMATASPLAAQDDATRAPLEAAGFDVPATFYFGESVLLPDYRGQGIGHRFFDLREAGARAAGAQVATFCAVVRPDDHPRRPADARDLTPFWQARGYRPVAGAEAVFSWTDLGDAERTPHPMRFWSRAL